From Etheostoma cragini isolate CJK2018 chromosome 17, CSU_Ecrag_1.0, whole genome shotgun sequence, one genomic window encodes:
- the slf2 gene encoding SMC5-SMC6 complex localization factor protein 2 isoform X3: MRRTTENQGNSRTLTEYFSPRNKVKDLVFQQGSQPHTPLLQETPMKPSQLNRLSYPPPRRMLPLQNPQLYQRDILRPSGHPPHPPGPSHSLGLVPSSPTNIGPLVNRSNPMPRGNPGPLQRQHYQPPGSSYSPWFAPVSPTDSTTANRPPSVFYPAAPQFKNDSSNHSPSSHIRRDQGTESMVTLSYSGFKNLTAQRPESSKAQSSDVRSPIHTIQLHRPPPIPSFYPCAVQDVFPQPLSQSKDWSPEKSQCPSWGYQPSPSTQSSNRSRGASLPIMHGPLAPYQDQPSKRAPSSENVIPEGVWNSSSQKRCREFEDCGDGAKKLRLPDINSGKAQTPKPTVGNSLTTSLLSQPSLRNSLDSEVSPKTTDSHLCTEPAPGQSTHLELSSTFKPTQSSCASLSPEPCIRRPSIGAKQAFINSTQDHTLKLREFRSSNPGEERRKRSEENNKRNKSSSFLSSEVFQKDTSNSRHVQVGRHHTGHTHRTSTLPVKTLSRGNHVGESRKSDSSTPKPALKTNSGSLSCRTVERNKTARPRKSVAIPNDLDELFTPDPMTYVVGPLHKTVKPKLDGIKSPNSEKSWSSSTVNSSNTSVAGSLCCKNSSPHAVDTPVSSLPSAQQPQGLPFVVLKRVKLEDLKSICSKDGELKNVQITSSGSQFKSDEKRTSLTPNSERPCASETGAETATSHCAQSPLLDRQASEGHRKLVNEEDPIDVEMDLGLSFALDLDPTESSHSSEEEQLLSLQEIMERVTKPPDTPEKGAFSGPNAPRHRSCQSKTPLPPITKSGIYKNNLDQILKEINNNKKVKEIETQLQTAWKEDLLRLAEYEEAEENQEEGISAEQQEFLQRYSLMSNAIREVPPGELVFNLEKFGQIFDPDTLQLRQCMVNPQGTAQKTLLWSSPAQLRLHVIIGLFQEAYDYCSPCPTQVTRFLFKMMSVHSERMVSENILQALCDIAYTAAYQIVKNGSQLFKVWVPSLADVALVLMNMGIAFVTLFPFENLQPPFTEGDLLEDIHINSETPSSNREQNTFPEHNCNNILKYLSYCMGLCPRAYSDDELLLLLTLVTRLGLDTRLILQSSVELFPLQHKIVNNIRDWDTMLPRICLALTDLTDDHHNMCLLVQLLPEDTRGKQLRGHLSLSMISKLLDGNCTYKPRGKEFQLSDLRPYLPRMQPSTLLRGMLSSSSRSQKDKDENMATLDQQSYYLCYSLLTLANEASKFQFFPAHQKEQLLFLCCELETHIKCDIRESEKCLYRSKVKDLVARIYTKWQMLLQRTRPLNGKLYDYWQPLPGDTLTSSQELQEMDNSDEGEGPVMEEDEEEETNETEEAMTIISEDEKKKEGDDTNKTGDYMEPEEIEGDNTMDDPKKTGDNIKPEEKEGDNAMDDTNKMGEDMKPEEMEGDSSMDDPNKTGDDLKPEEKEGDNAMDDTNKTGDDIKPEEKERDNAVDDTKETETTETVHEELTREMRETVHKLEKECTEAETENLVESKETSLHNQVAACDLVS; encoded by the exons ATGAGAAGAACAACAGAAAATCAAGGAAACTCTCG AACTCTTACAGAATACTTTTCCCCGAGGAATAAAG TGAAGGATCTTGTATTCCAGCAGGGCTCCCAACCCCACACACCTTTACTCCAGGAGACTCCAATGAAGCCTTCTCAGCTCAACCGGCTTTCTTACCCGCCTCCTAGGAGAATGTTGCCACTTCAAAACCCTCAGCTGTACCAAAGGGACATACTACGTCCATCAGGGCACCCTCCTCATCCTCCAGGACCAAGCCATTCATTGGGGCTTGTTCCAAGCAGCCCAACTAACATTGGCCCCTTAGTGAATAGGTCAAATCCCATGCCAAGGGGTAATCCGGGTCCTCTGCAGCGCCAACACTATCAACCTCCAGGGTCTTCCTACTCACCGTGGTTTGCTCCAGTCAGCCCAACTGATAGTACTACAGCTAATAGGCCTCCCAGTGTCTTTTACCCTGCAGCCCCTCAATTCAAGAACGATTCAAGCAATCACTCCCCATCCTCCCACATCAGGAGAGATCAAGGGACTGAATCCATGGTTACTTTGTCCTACTCAGGATTTAAAAATTTGACGGCACAAAGACCAGAATCAAGCAAG GCTCAATCCAGTGATGTGAGAAGTCCCATACATACTATCCAGCTCCACAGGCCCCCCCCGATTCCATCATTCTACCCCTGTGCAGTTCAAGACGTTTTCCCGCAGCCCCTCTCACAATCAAAAGATTGGAGTCCTGAGAAAAGCCAGTGTCCTTCGTGGGGCTACCAGCCTTCTCCGAGTACCCAGTCTTCTAACAGGAGTAGAGGTGCCAGTTTACCCATCATGCACGGTCCTCTTGCCCCTTACCAG gaccAACCATCTAAACGGGCACCTTCAAGTGAAAATGTAAT tccagaAGGGGTTTGGAATTCCTCATCTCAGAAGAGGTGCAGGGAGTTTGAGGACTGTGGAGACGGTGCCAAGAAACTGCGTCTACCAGATATAAACTCTGGCAAAGCACAGACACCAAAGCCCACTGTTGGCAACTCACTCACCACTTCGCTGCTGTCTCAGCCGTCATTGAGGAATTCTTTAGACTCGGAAGTGTCACCAAAAACCACAGATAGCCATCTGTGcacagaaccagcacctggccAATCAACACATTTGGAACTGTCTTCCACATTTAAACCCACCCAGTCATCCTGCGCATCACTGTCACCAGAACCTTGTATAAGACGACCATCAATTGGGGCAAAGCAAGCCTTTATAAATTCCACCCAGGATCACACTTTGAAGTTACGAGAGTTTAGATCTTCAAATCCAGGtgaagaaaggaggaaaagaagtgAGGAAAACAATAAAAGGAATAAATCAAGCTCTTTCTTATCCTCTGAGGTATTCCAGAAGGACACTAGTAACTCACGTCATGTTCAGGTAGGCAGACACCACACTGGTCATACTCATCGTACCTCCACCTTACCAGTCAAGACCCTGAGCAGAGGTAATCATGTGGGGGAGAGCAGAAAGTCGGACAGTAGCACTCCCAAACCCGCCTTAAAAACTAATTCAGGTTCTCTTAGTTGTCGTACGGTAGAACGGAACAAGACTGCCCGACCACGAAAATCAGTTGCAATCCCAAATGACTTAGATGAGCTTTTCACCCCTGATCCCATGACCTATGTAGTTGGCCCTTTACATAAAACTGTGAAGCCCAAGTTAGATGGGATCAAATCCCCCAATTCAGAGAAAAGTTGGTCATCCAGCACAGTGAACAGCTCCAACACCTCCGTTGCTGGGTCCTTGTGTTGCAAAAATAGTTCTCCTCATGCAGTGGACACCCCAGTCTCTTCCTTGCCATCAGCGCAACAACCACAAGGCTTgccatttgtggttttaaagcGGGTAAAACTAGAGGACTTAAAATCTATTTGCTCTAAGGACGGTGAACTCAAAAACGTCCAAATCACTTCTTCAGGATCGCAGTTTAAATCTGATGAGAAACGCACATCTCTCACCCCCAACAGTGAGAGACCCTGTGCTTCAGAGACTGGCGCAGAAACTGCTACGTCTCATTGTGCTCAGTCTCCGCTCCTGGACAGGCAGGCCAGTGAAGGGCATAGAAAGCTGGTGAACGAAGAGGATCCTATAGATGTGGAGATGGACCTAGGCCTGAGCTTTGCATTAGATTTGGATCCAACTGAGAGCTCCCATAGCAGTGAGGAGGAGCAGCTGCTTTCTTTGCAGGAGATTATGGAGCGTGTTACTAAGCCTCCAGATACGCCAGAGAAGGGAGCCTTCTCAGGGCCTAATGCACCTAGACATCGCAGCTGTCAGTCAAAAACT CCATTGCCACCCATCACAAAGTCAGGCATCTACAAGAACAACCTCGACCAGATACtgaaggaaataaacaacaataaaaa AGTGAAAGAGATTGAGACGCAACTTCAAACTGCTTGGAAAGAGGACCTGTTGAGATTAGCTGAATACGAGGAGGCTGAGGAGAACCAGGAGGAGGGCATCTCCGCTGAACAACA GGAATTCCTGCAGCGCTACTCTTTGATGTCCAATGCAATCAGGGAAGTGCCTCCAGGAGAACTTGTGTTCAACCTGGAGAAATTTGGCCAGATCTTTGACCCTGACACGCTGCAGCTCAGACAATGCATGGTCAATCCACAAGGGACAGCACAGAAAACGCTTCTTTG GTCCAGCCCTGCTCAACTGAGATTGCATGTAATTATTGGATTGTTCCAGGAAGCGTACGACTACTGCTCACCCTGTCCAACTCAGGTTACCCGTTTCCTATTCAAG ATGATGTCAGTCCATAGTGAGAGGATGGTATCTGAAAATATACTGCAGGCCCTCTGTGACATTGCGTACACAGCTGCTTATCAGATAG TGAAAAATGGAAGCCAGCTGTTTAAAGTGTGGGTGCCCAGTTTGGCGGATGTGGCGCTAGTCCTGATGAATATGGGAATTGCGTTTGTTACTCTCTTCCCTTTTGAGAATCTTCAGCCTCCATTTACAGAGGGAGATTTGCT GGAGGACATCCACATCAATAGTGAGACTCCTTCCAGTAACAGGGAACAGAACACTTTCCCTGAACACAACTGCAACAACATCTTGAAG TACCTGTCTTACTGTATGGGCCTCTGTCCACGGGCGTACAGCGACGATGAACTGCTGTTGCTGCTAACTTTGGTGACACGGTTGGGCCTGGACACGCGGCTCATCCTCCAGTCCAGTGTGGAACTGTTCCCTCTGCAGCACAAAATTGTCAACAACATCAGGGACTGGGACACCATG ctGCCCCGAATTTGTCTGGCCCTTACTGATCTGACAGATGACCACCACAACATGTGCCTACTAGTTCAACTGCTGCCTGAGGACACACGTGGAAa GCAACTGCGAGGACATCTGAGCCTGTCCATGATCTCAAAACTGTTGGATGGAAATTGTACTTACAAGCCTAGAGGAAAAGAGTTTCAG CTCTCTGACCTGAGGCCGTACCTGCCCCGTATGCAACCCTCGACCCTCCTCCGGGGCATGCTGAGCTCCTCCAGCCGAAGTCAGAAAGATAAAGACGAGAACATGGCCACCCTCGACCAACAG TCCTACTACCTCTGCTATAGCCTTCTGACCTTGGCAAATGAAGCTTCCAAATTTCAGTTCTTCCCAGCTCATCAAAAG GAGCAGCTGCTGTTTTTATGCTGTGAGCTGGAAACGCACATTAAATGTGACatcagagagagtgagaaatgTCTTTACCGGAGCAAG GTGAAGGACCTGGTGGCCAGGATCTACACCAAGTGGCAGATGCTCCTCCAGAGGACTAGGCCTCTCAAT GGTAAGCTGTACGACTATTGGCAGCCTTTGCCTGGGGATACATTGACAAGCAGCCAAGAACTGCAGGAGATGGACAACAGTGATGAGGGAGAGGGGCCTGTGATGGAGGAGGACGAAGAAGAGGAAACCAATGAAACTGAAGAGGCTATGACTATTATTTCTGAGGacgagaagaaaaaagagggagatgACACAAACAAGACGGGGGACTACATGGAACCCGAAGAAATTGAGGGAGACAACACAATGGATGACCCAAAGAAGACGGGGGACAATATAAAGCCTGAAGAAAAGGAGGGAGATAATGCAATGGATGACACAAACAAGATGGGAGAAGACATGAAGCCAGAAGAAATGGAGGGAGACAGTTCAATGGATGACCCAAACAAGACTGGGGATGATCTAAAGCCTGAAGAAAAGGAGGGAGATAATGCAATGGATGATACAAACAAGACTGGGGACGATATAAAGcctgaagaaaaagagagagacaatgcAGTGGATGACACAAAGGAAACGGAAACAACAGAAACCGTTCATGAGGAGTTGACCCGAGAGATGCGAGAGACGGTACACAAGCTGGAAAAAGAGTGTACTGAAGCAGAGACTGAAAATCTGGTTGAGTCAAAAGAAACATCTCTCCACAACCAGGTTGCAGCATGTGATTTAGTGTCATAG